A single region of the Epinephelus moara isolate mb chromosome 12, YSFRI_EMoa_1.0, whole genome shotgun sequence genome encodes:
- the vps18 gene encoding vacuolar protein sorting-associated protein 18 homolog produces the protein MASILDEYEDSQITRQSAQQHSRLSTANIGIAHSGFVNVRLEEEKPIFNKQRIDFTPPEKINHLAVCNNQLCMSLGKDTLLRIDLAKPDQPNQIELGRKDESKVHRLFLDPTGSHLLICLSTSECLYLNRNTQKVRSLSRWRGHLIESVGWNKLLGNETSTGPILVGTSQGIIFEAEISATEGSLFNTNPDQYFRQVHFLEEDGRPAPVCCLEVERGLENKYFIIATTRKRLFQFVGKVAEGSEQQGFSSIFSQNQDLLPSFQEFPANMGYSEITFYTSKLRTSPKAFAWMMGNGVLYGQLDYVRPDSLLSDVQVWEYTPDIDISLNKPISIVLTQFHFLLLLHDRVKAICTLNGQVVYEDVFPDKFGTLKRMIKDPVGGLVWIYTEKAVFRYHIQREARDVWQMYMSMTKFDLAKEYCRDRPECMDMVLAKEAEHCFQNKRYIESAKCYALTQNYFEEIALKFIEAKQEEALKEFLLKKLNNLKQSERTQITLLVTWLTELYLNRLGQLEVDGNTVIFKETRDEFRQFLGSSKHKECLYNNRSTIYDLLASHGNVDDMVYFSVVMQDYERVISHYCQHDKFSDALDVLSKHCDEKLFYKFSPVLMQHIPKKVVDAWIQMGKRLDPKKLIPALMNYSQMGSTQQISETIRYMEFCVYELTVTEEAIHNYLLSLYAKYKPDSLLWYLEQAGTHASEIHYDLKYALRLCAENGYLRACVLVYRIMELYEEAVDLALQVDVDLAKSCADLPEDDEELRKKLWLKIARHVVQEEKDVKKAMNCLSSCNLLKIEDILPFFPDFVTIDHFKEAICSSLEEYNQHIEELKQEMEEATESAKRIREDIQEMRNKYGVVDSQEKCAACDFPLLNRPFYLFLCGHMFHYDCLFQEITPHLTPYKQSRLEELQKKLAATTQSSKSRHRPAPKDEGDTASLGKGSAGTSREQIKSDIDDIIASECVYCGELMIKSIDKPFIDPLKFEEEKSSWL, from the exons ATGGCTTCAATTCTTGACGAGTACGAGGACTCGCAGATCACCAGGCAGAGTGCGCAGCAGCACAGCCGTTTGTCAACTGCCAACATCGGGATAGCACACTCAG GTTTTGTGAATGTGAGACTGGAGGAAGAGAAGCCGATATTCAATAAGCAGAGGATTGACTTTACACCGCCTGAGAAGATTAACCATCTCGCAGTCTGCAACAATCAGCTATGCATGAGTCTGGGGAAGGACACGCTGCTGAG GATTGACTTGGCCAAACCAGATCAGCCTAATCAGATTGAATTAGGAAGGAAAGATGAAAGTAAAGTGCACAGACTGTTCTTGGACCCCACTG GTTCCCATCTGCTGATCTGCCTGAGCACCAGTGAGTGTCTGTACCTCAACAGGAACACGCAGAAGGTGCGCAGTCTGTCCCGCTGGAGGGGCCACCTCATCGAGAGCGTGGGCTGGAACAAGCTGCTGGGCAATGAGACCAGCACAGGGCCCATCCTGGTTGGCACCAGTCAAGGCATCATCTTCGAGGCTGAGATCTCTGCAACTGAGGGCAGCCTGTTCAACACCAACCCAGATCAGTACTTCAGACAG GTCCACTTCCTCGAGGAGGATGGGCGGCCGGCACCAGTCTGCTGCCTGGAGGTGGAGCGGGGCCTGGAGAACAAATACTTCATCATCGCCACCACCCGCAAACGCCTCTTCCAATTTGTGGGGAAGGTGGCCGAGGGGTCCGAGCAGCAAGGCTTCAGCTCCATCTTTAGCCAGAACCAGGACCTGCTGCCCAGTTTCCAGGAGTTCCCTGCCAACATGGGCTACAGTGAGATCACCTTCTACACCTCGAAGCTCCGGACTTCCCCCAAGGCGTTCGCCTGGATGATGGGTAATGGAGTTCTTTATGGTCAGCTGGACTATGTCAGGCCTGATTCCCTGCTGAGTGACGTGCAG GTGTGGGAGTACACCCCGGACATTGACATTAGCCTCAACAAGCCCATCTCCATCGTGCTGACACAGTTccacttcctgctgctgctccatgACCGTGTTAAGGCCATCTGCACTCTGAATGGACAGGTGGTGTATGAGGATGTGTTCCCAGATAAGTTTGGCACCCTTAAGAGGATGATTAAGGACCCTGTTGGTGGGTTGGTGTGGATCTACACCGAGAAGGCAGTGTTCCGGTACCACATTCAGCGCGAGGCCAGGGATGTCTGGCAGATGTACATGAGCATGACTAAGTTTGATCTGGCCAAGGAGTACTGCCGTGACCGGCCTGAATGCATGGACATGGTGCTGGCCAAGGAGGCCGAGCACTGCTTCCAGAACAAGCGATACATCGAGAGCGCCAAGTGCTATGCTCTGACGCAGAACTACTTTGAAGAGATAGCACTTAAGTTCATTGAAGCCAAACAAGAGGAAGCCCTAAAGGAGTTCTTACTGAAGAAACTGAATAATTTGAAACAGAGTGAGAGAACGCAGATCACCTTGCTGGTCACCTGGCTAACTGAGCTCTACCTGAACAGGCTCGGCCAGCTGGAAGTCGATGGCAACACCGTCATCTTCAAGGAGACCCGCGATGAGTTCCGCCAATTCCTCGGCAGCTCCAAGCACAAGGAGTGCCTCTACAACAACCGCAGCACCATCTACGATCTGCTGGCCAGCCACGGCAACGTGGACGACATGGTTTACTTCTCAGTCGTCATGCAGGACTACGAGAGAGTGATATCCCACTACTGCCAACACGACAAATTTAGCGACGCTCTGGATGTGCTCTCCAAGCACTGTGATGAGAAGCTTTTTTACAAGTTCTCCCCTGTCCTCATGCAGCACATTCCCAAAAAAGTGGTAGATGCGTGGATTCAGATGGGCAAGCGGCTGGACCCGAAGAAGCTCATCCCAGCTCTGATGAACTACAGCCAGATGGGCAGCACCCAGCAGATCAGTGAAACCATCCGCTACATGGAGTTCTGTGTGTACGAGCTGACCGTGACAGAGGAGGCCATCCATAACTACCTGCTGTCGCTCTACGCCAAGTATAAGCCGGACTCTCTGCTGTGGTACCTGGAGCAGGCGGGTACTCACGCCTCAGAGATCCACTATGACTTGAAGTACGCCCTCAGGCTGTGTGCAGAAAATGGCTACCTGCGGGCCTGTGTGCTGGTTTATAGGATTATGGAACTGTATGAGGAGGCAGTGGATCTTGCTTTACAA GTAGATGTAGACTTGGCTAAGTCATGTGCAGACCTGCCTGAAGATGACGAGGAGCTGAGGAAAAAGCTCTGGCTGAAGATCGCCCGGCATGTTGTTCAGGAGGAGAAAGATGTAAAGAAAGCCATGAACTGTCTGTCCAGCTGCAACCTGCTCAAGATTGAAGACATCCTGCCCTTCTTCCCAGACTTTGTCACCATTGACCATTTTAAG GAGGCCATCTGCAGCTCCCTGGAGGAGTACAATCAGCACATCGAGGAGCTGAAGCAGGAAATGGAGGAGGCCACGGAGAGCGCCAAACGCATCAGAGAAGACATCCAGGAAATGAGGAACAAATATGGCGTAGTGGACTCCCAAGAAAAATGTGCTGCTTGTGACTTCCCATTGCTCAACAGGCCCTTCTATCTGTTCCTGTGTGGACACATGTTCCACTACGACTGCCTGTTCCAG GAAATAACCCCTCACCTGACGCCCTATAAGCAGAGTCgtctggaggagctgcagaaaaAGCTGGCTGCAACCACGCAATCCTCCAAGTCACGTCACCGCCCGGCCCCCAAGGACGAAGGAGACACTGCCAGCCTGGGAAAGGGCAGCGCGGGCACAAGCCGCGAGCAGATAAAATCAGACATTGATGACATCATTGCGTCTGAATGCGTGTACTGTGGCGAACTGATGATCAAGTCCATCGACAAGCCTTTTATTGATCCGCTGAAATTTGAGGAGGAGAAATCCAGCTGGCTGTGA
- the rhov gene encoding rho-related GTP-binding protein RhoV: MPPHMDYLYHESRVPSACGLTREDELEPGVISCMLVGDGAVGKTSMIISYTSNGYPTEYQQTGFDVFSGQVQVEGSPVKVQLVDTAGQEEFDEFRALSYAHTDVFLLCFSMVNPTSFHNITKKWVPEIRAYNPSSPIVLVGTQSDLLLDVNVLINLDRSNVKPIPSSRARSMADKIRATDYIECSSLTQKNLKEAFDAAIFAAIKNKTRKTKKRRFSDRRTKAFSRCSWKKFFCFI, encoded by the exons ATGCCACCTCACATGGATTACCTCTATCACGAGTCCCGAGTGCCCTCTGCTTGCGGGCTGACCCGGGAGGATGAGCTGGAGCCCGGGGTCATCAGCTGTATGCTGGTCGGGGACGGAGCCGTCGGGAAGACCAGTATGATCATCAGCTACACCTCCAACGGATACCCGACAGAGTACCAGCAGACTGGATTTGATGTCTTCTCTG GTCAGGTCCAAGTAGAAGGATCTCCAGTCAAAGTGCAGCTGGTGGACACTGCTGGACAG GAGGAATTCGATGAATTCAGAGCTCTGTCCTACGCCCACACGGACGTCTTCCTCCTGTGCTTCAGCATGGTCAACCCCACCTCCTTCCACAACATCACCAAGAAGTGGGTCCCGGAGATCCGGGCGTACAACCCGTCCTCGCCCATCGTCCTCGTCGGCACTCAGTCGGACCTCTTGCTGGACGTGAACGTGCTCATCAACCTGGACCGCTCTAACGTCAAGCCCATTCCGAGCTCCCGGGCCCGGAGCATGGCGGACAAGATCAGGGCCACGGACTACATTGAGTGCTCTTCGCTCACACAAAAGAACTTGAAGGAGGCGTTTGACGCGGCCATCTTTGCCGCCATTAAGAACAAAACCCGCAAGACCAAGAAGAGGAGGTTCTCTGACAGGCGCACGAAAGCGTTCTCCAGGTGCAGCTGGAAGAAGTTCTTCTGCTTCATCTGA